Proteins co-encoded in one Brassica rapa cultivar Chiifu-401-42 chromosome A02, CAAS_Brap_v3.01, whole genome shotgun sequence genomic window:
- the LOC103851752 gene encoding F-box protein At1g30790-like, whose amino-acid sequence MEGSKRSLSPRLGREQDHADNHTTTIPFDLIIEILSFLPAKSLIRLQSGSKLWFSTIRTKNFIDLFLARSKTRPRLLLPYMHVESKKRFILSAPEHNKEEDKSASTVTLRHDMTILDPLYYVISRPVNGLICCVRDSSISVCNPATRQIVKLPDVTCNGGDMYARLGYDPVEDQYKVLCVMIAKLNSFGPYGQDIRQEHLVCTVTSSEKQEWRKIENSTIDSYRIFSGGICIDGVIYYEIGQSRIVRFDVRTETITIIQAPEESDFATTFPSTLLNYKGKLGGVDYKNVMRLWILEDAEKQEWSSMTCEFPSELKCLLGSYVVCKGDIHNGELMVFHPWSSSLKPFFVWYYDFKKESIIRKVEIKVDGEFRRIHGIGEKTCQMLCYPGYFENIRFL is encoded by the coding sequence ATGGAAGGTTCAAAACGGTCTCTCTCACCACGACTAGGACGTGAGCAAGATCATGCTGATAACCACACAACAACCATTCCTTTTGATCTCATCATTGAGATACTCTCTTTCCTTCCCGCAAAATCACTCATACGATTACAATCCGGGTCGAAGCTATGGTTCTCTACTATCCGCACTAAAAATTTCATCGACTTGTTCCTCGCTAGATCCAAGACTAGACCTCGTCTCCTTTTACCTTACATGCACGTAGAATCCAAAAAACGTTTCATATTATCCGCTCCTGAACACAACAAGGAGGAGGACAAGTCAGCATCCACCGTCACCCTCAGACACGACATGACAATCTTGGATCCCCTCTACTACGTCATATCTCGCCCCGTAAACGGTTTGATTTGTTGCGTACGTGATTCATCCATCAGCGTTTGTAATCCTGCCACTAGACAAATTGTGAAACTGCCAGATGTTACATGCAACGGAGGAGACATGTACGCACGTCTTGGCTATGATCCAGTCGAAGATCAATACAAAGTGTTGTGTGTGATGATAGCGAAATTAAATTCATTCGGCCCTTACGGACAAGATATCCGACAGGAGCATTTAGTGTGCACAGTGACATCATCAGAGAAACAAGAGTGGAGAAAGATTGAGAACAGCACCATAGATAGTTATCGTATCTTCAGCGGAGGGATATGCATTGACGGCGTTATATACTATGAAATTGGACAGTCAAGGATAGTTAGATTCGATGTTAGAACTGAGACCATTACGATAATTCAAGCACCTGAAGAATCAGATTTCGCGACAACGTTCCCTTCAACTCTTTTAAATTACAAGGGAAAACTGGGAGGTGTAGATTACAAAAACGTTATGAGATTGTGGATTCTTGAGGATGCTGAAAAACAAGAATGGTCGAGCATGACGTGTGAGTTTCCTTCTGAATTAAAATGTTTACTTGGGAGTTACGTAGTGTGTAAAGGAGATATTCACAACGGCGAGCTCATGGTGTTTCATCCATGGTCATCGTCACTGAAGCCATTTTTTGTTTGGTATTATGATTTTAAGAAAGAGAGTATAATAAGAAAAGTCGAAATAAAGGTGGATGGTGAGTTCAGACGTATCCATGGGATCGGTGAGAAAACATGTCAGATGTTATGTTATCCAGGCTACTTTGAGAATATTAGGTTCTTGTGA
- the LOC103851463 gene encoding alanine--tRNA ligase, chloroplastic/mitochondrial: MSFSKASLFDFPLPKPLVLSHPSSVFASKRFVTRPILSLSPTVLLPTRPTQIIAKSSSVTVQHVSEDASEEDHQSKDVSGDSIRRRFLDFYASRGHKILPSASLVPEDPTVLLTIAGMLQFKPVFLGKVPRQVPCATTAQRCIRTNDLENVGRTARHHTFFEMLGNFSFGDYFKKEAIKWAWELSTVEFSLPADRVWVSIYEDDDEAFEIWKNEVGVPVERIKRMGEADNFWTSGPTGPCGPCSELYYDFHPERGCNEDVDLGDDSRFIEFYNLVFMQYNKTEDGLLEPLKQKNIDTGLGLERIAQILQKVPNNYETDLIYPIIGKVLELANISYDSASDKAKTSLKVIADHMRAVVYLISDGVVPSNIGRGYVVRRLIRRAVRKGKSLGINGDGRGAFLPVVAEKVIEMSTYIDPDVKLKAPRILEEIRQEEVHFNKTLERGEKLLELKLGDALSAGDKKPCLSGKDAFVLYDTYGFPVEITAEVAEERGVSIDMDGFEAEMENQRRQSQAAHNVVKLTVEDGDDITKNIDDTEFLGYDSLSARAVVKSLLVGGKPVVRVTEGSEVEILLDRTPFYAESGGQIADHGFMYVNGSQDDDAVVEVSDVQKSLKIFVHKGIVKSGALEVGKEVEAAVDADLRQRAKVHHTATHLLQSALKKVVGQETSQAGSLVAFDRLRFDFNFNRPLHDGELEEIEGLINRWIGDATRLETKVLPLADAKRAGAIAMFGEKYDDEVRVVEVPGVSMELCGGTHVGNTAEIRAVKIISEQGIASGIRRIEAVAGEAFIEYINSRDSQMKRLCSTLKVKAEDVTNRVDNLLEELRTARKEASDLRSKAAVYRASVISNKAFTVGTSQTVRVLVESMDDTDADSLKSAAEHLVSTLEEPVAVVLGSCPDKDKVSLVAAFSPGVVSVGVQAGKFIGSIAKLCGGGGGGKPNFAQAGGRKPENLSSALEKAREELVATLSEKLV; the protein is encoded by the exons ATGAGTTTCTCGAAAGCAAGCCTCTTCGACTTCCCTCTTCCTAAACCCCTCGTGCTCTCTCATCCCTCCTCTGTTTTCGCTTCTAAAC GTTTTGTCACCAGACCCATTCTTAGTCTTTCTCCTACTGTCTTGTTACCCACAAGACCAACTCAGATTATTGCCAAGAGCTCATCAG TAACAGTACAACATGTGTCTGAAGACGCTAGTGAAGAAGATCATCAGTCCAAAGATGTTAGTGGAGACTCAATCCGGAGACGCTTCCTTGACTTCTACGCCTCTCGTGGACATAAGATCCTTCCAAGTGCCTCTCTTGTACCAGAAGATCCCACCGTCTTGCTAACTATTGCAGGAATGCTTCAGTTCAAGCCTGTTTTCCTCGGAAAG GTACCAAGACAGGTTCCTTGTGCAACAACCGCACAAAGATGCATACGCACAAACGACTTGGAGAACGTTGGCAGAACAGCCAGGCACCACACCTTCTTCGAGATGCTTGGGAACTTCAGCTTCGGCGATTACTTCAAGAAAGAAGCAATCAAATGGGCGTGGGAGCTCTCCACCGTAGAGTTCAGCCTACCTGCTGACAGAGTCTGGGTCAGCATCTACGAAGACGATGACGAAGCTTTCGAAATCTGGAAGAACGAAGTCGGTGTGCCTGTTGAGAGGATCAAGAGAATGGGCGAGGCTGACAACTTCTGGACCAGTGGACCGACCGGCCCTTGCGGTCCCTGCTCAGAGCTGTACTATGACTTCCACCCCGAGAGAGGGTGTAATGAAGACGTTGATCTTGGCGATGATTCAAGGTTCATTGAGTTCTACAACTTAGTTTTCATGCAGTACAACAAGACGGAGGATGGGTTGCTAGAGCCTTTGAAGCAGAAGAACATAGACACCGGTCTAGGCTTGGAGCGTATAGCTCAGATCCTCCAGAAGGTTCCTAACAACTACGAGACGGATCTGATATATCCAATTATTGGAAAAGTATTGGAGTTGGCAAACATCTCGTATGACTCTGCAAGTGACAAGGCGAAGACGAGTCTAAAAGTGATTGCAGATCATATGAGAGCAGTTGTTTATCTTATCTCAGACGGTGTTGTGCCTTCGAATATTGGGAGAGGTTATGTGGTGAGGAGGTTGATAAGAAGAGCTGTTCGTAAGGGGAAGTCTCTGGGGATAAATGGAGATGGGAGAGGAGCTTTTTTACCGGTAGTTGCTGAGAAAGTGATAGAGATGAGCACTTATATTGATCCAGATGTGAAGCTAAAGGCTCCGCGGATCCTTGAGGAGATTAGGCAAGAGGAGGTTCACTTCAATAAAACTCTTGAAAGAGGAGAGAAGCTACTTGAACTAAAGCTTGGGGATGCACTGTCAGCGGGTGATAAAAAGCCTTGTCTGTCTGGAAAAGATGCGTTTGTTCTGTATGATACTTACGGTTTCCCTGTGGAGATAACAGCAGAAGTGGCTGAAGAGCGTGGAGTCAGCATAGATATGGACGGTTTCGAAGCGGAGATGGAGAATCAAAGACGTCAGTCGCAAGCTGCTCACAATGTTGTGAAACTGACGGTTGAAGATGGAGATGACATCACGAAGAACATTGATGACACTGAGTTTCTTGGGTATGACAGCCTCTCTGCACGCGCCGTTGTGAAGAGTCTTTTGGTTGGTGGGAAGCCTGTGGTGAGGGTAACTGAAGGCAGTGAGGTGGAGATTCTGCTTGACAGAACTCCGTTTTACGCTGAATCAGGAGGGCAGATTGCAGATCATGGGTTTATGTATGTTAATGGGAGCCAAGATGATGATGCTGTTGTTGAAGTGAGTGATGTGCAGAAGTCTCTTAAGATATTTGTTCACAAGGGGATTGTTAAAAGTGGAGCTTTAGAAGTTGGTAAGGAGGTGGAAGCAGCTGTAGATGCAGACTTAAGACAACGAGCAAAG GTTCATCATACGGCTACGCATTTGCTGCAATCAGCACTTAAGAAAGTAGTAGGACAAGAAACATCACAGGCTGGTTCATTAGTAGCTTTTGACCGTCTCCGGTTTGATTTCAATTTTAACCGGCCTCTACATGATGGTGAGCTTGAGGAAATCGAAGGCCTGATCAATAGGTGGATTGGTGATGCTACACGCCTTGAAACAAAAGTCCTTCCTCTTGCTGATGCTAAAAGAGCTGGAGCCATTGCAATGTTCGGTGAAAAATATGATGATGAG GTTCGTGTAGTGGAAGTTCCTGGTGTCTCCATGGAACTTTGCGGTGGCACTCATGTTGGAAACACTGCAGAGATAAGAGCCGTCAAGATTATCTCAGAACAGGGCATTGCATCTGGGATCAGGCGTATTGAAGCAGTTGCAGGTGAAGCATTCATTGAATACATAAACTCACGAGATTCTCAAATGAAACGCCTATGCTCCACTCTAAAG GTGAAAGCGGAGGATGTTACAAACAGAGTGGACAATCTTCTAGAGGAACTGCGTACTGCTAGAAAAGAAGCCTCAGACTTGCGCTCAAAAGCAGCGGTCTATAGAGCATCTGTCATATCGAACAAAGCATTCACTGTAGGAACTTCACAGACAGTAAG AGTGCTGGTTGAGTCGATGGATGACACAGATGCTGACTCCTTAAAGAGTGCAGCCGAGCATTTGGTAAGCACACTTGAAGAACCAGTGGCTGTGGTACTAGGATCATGTCCAGACAAAGACAAGGTTAGTTTAGTGGCTGCATTCAGTCCAGGAGTAGTGTCTGTAGGAGTTCAGGCAGGGAAGTTCATTGGCTCCATAGCTAAGTTGtgcggaggaggaggtggtgggaAGCCTAACTTCGCTCAAGCGGGAGGCAGAAAGCCTGAGAATCTCTCGAGTGCATTGGAGAAAGCTCGGGAAGAACTTGTGGCAACTCTATCTGAAAAGCTTGTGTGA
- the LOC103851464 gene encoding GDSL esterase/lipase At5g22810 gives MMGFSKELGIWLNLYVVVGSLMVLEVIVVVKAQLVPSMFIFGDSVVDVGNNNHIYTIVKANFPPYGRDFTTHTPTGRFCNGKLATDFTAENLGFTSYPQAYLSKKAKGRNLLIGANFASAASAYYDGTAKLYSAISLPQQLEHYKDYINRIQEIATSNNANATSIISDGIYVVSAGSSDFIQNYYINPLLYKVQSPDEFSDLLILSYSNFIQNLYSLGARRIGVTTLPPLGCLPAAITVAGPHEGGCSESLNNDAISFNSKLNATSQDLKRNLVGLNLVVFDIYQPLYDLATRPSEFGFAEARRACCGTGLLETSILCNPKSVGTCTNATEYVFWDGFHPTEAANKILSDNLLLSGISLIS, from the exons ATGATGGGTTTCTCGAAAGAGTTGGGAATTTGGTTAAATCTATATGTGGTTGTTGGATCTTTAATGGTTCTTGAGGTAATTGTGGTGGTAAAGGCACAACTTGTTCCATCGATGTTCATATTTGGTGATTCGGTAGTTGATGTGGGAAACAACAATCATATCTACACAATCGTTAAAGCTAACTTCCCTCCTTATGGAAGAGATTTCACAACCCATACACCCACCGGACGCTTCTGCAATGGAAAGCTAGCTACCGACTTCACCG CTGAGAATCTTGGGTTCACATCATACCCACAAGCGTATCTAAGCAAAAAGGCAAAAGGCAGAAACCTTTTGATTGGAGCTAACTTTGCCTCTGCAGCTTCTGCCTATTACGATGGCACAGCCAAGCTCTAC AGTGCAATATCATTGCCGCAACAGCTGGAACATTACAAAGACTACATAAACCGAATCCAAGAAATCGCCACTTCCAACAATGCAAACGCCACCTCCATAATATCAGATGGCATTTATGTCGTCAGCGCGGGGAGCAGTGACTTCATACAGAACTACTATATCAACCCTCTCCTCTACAAAGTCCAGTCACCTGATGAGTTCTCCGATCTCCTTATCCTCTCATACTCCAACTTCATTCAG aaTTTATATTCTTTAGGAGCAAGAAGGATAGGAGTGACTACACTTCCACCATTGGGATGTTTACCAGCGGCCATAACAGTGGCTGGTCCACACGAGGGTGGATGCTCAGAGAGTCTTAACAACGACGCAATCTCCTTCAACAGCAAACTCAATGCGACGTCGCAGGATCTTAAGAGAAACCTCGTTGGACTCAACTTAGTCGTCTTTGATATCTATCAGCCTCTCTATGATCTCGCCACAAGGCCATCCGAATTTG GATTTGCAGAGGCAAGAAGAGCATGTTGTGGGACAGGATTGCTAGAGACATCGATACTGTGTAACCCTAAATCAGTAGGGACATGTACTAATGCAACTGAGTATGTATTTTGGGACGGGTTTCATCCAACAGAAGCTGCTAACAAGATTCTCTCAGACAATCTCTTGCTCTCTGGCATCTCTCTCATCTCCTAA
- the LOC103851465 gene encoding uncharacterized protein LOC103851465 isoform X2 — protein MKHELVQGLFCKIVKRYVRNNQRERERASMEEDDEVKQRSKLEEKHSDERREEEPQMDCPSHHPPPPPDELFDIDTTVDPSYVISLIRKLLPTDSGSEECDESTELRHMNAKNAVQARSGDGFVDAASKGDPERMDTGGNRNESISMEKDKASSSVEEAWEEHGCVLWDLAASETHAELMVQNLILQVLHANLLVSTSDRIREICLGIIGNLACHESLLKHVESTSGLVNTLVGQLFLDDTQCLTEVCRILTTGLYGPGCNFWAECLQSDDILRRILWIAENTLNPHLIDKSVGLLLAILEDQSEVGKLLIPPLMTLGLTSLLINLLSFEMSKLIKERIQERSSVLEMILRAIEALSASDTHSKEICSSKQLFHLVCDLMKLQDKAEVAACCVTAGVLIANILSETVSFIPEVSQDFSFLEGLFSTLPFASDDLEARRAIWSVIARLLARVNESEIDTFCLRQYVLVLLRNSDIIEDDLLDIQLEDSKEESLNSFPPQGKSSSRAIAIQQIESMLNNWNIRKEESMNGECSVNIDDVKRLYDCCQRYIKSVEGS, from the exons TCGCAAtaaccagagagagagagagagagcttcaaTGGAGGAGGACGATGAAGTGAAGCAAAGAAGTAAACTTGAAGAGAAACATTCTGatgaaagaagagaagaagaaccacAAATGGATTGTCCCTCGCATCATCCCCCGCCTCCGCCTGATGAG TTGTTCGACATTGATACTACAGTTGATCCTAGCTATGTAATCTCACTGATACGGAAACTCCTTCCGACCGATTCTGGAAGTGAAGAATGTGATGAAAGCACCGAGTTAAGGCATATGAATGCCAAAAATGCGGTTCAAGCTCGGTCTGGAGATGGGTTTGTGGATGCTGCTTCTAAGGGTGATCCAGAGAGGATGGACACTGGAGGTAACCGTAACGAATCCATTTCCATGGAGAAGGACAAGGCGAGTTCATCAGTGGAAGAGGCATGGGAAGAGCATGGTTGCGTTTTGTGGGATCTTGCCGCCAGTGAAACCCATGCTGAGCTAATG GTACAGAACCTCATTTTACAAGTGCTTCACGCAAACCTTCTAGTTTCAACATCTGACCGCATTCGA GAAATATGTCTCGGGATCATTGGGAACCTTGCTTGCCATGAATCTCTGTTGAAACACGTTGAGTCTACATCCGGACTCGTCAATACACTAGTGGGGCAGTTGTTTCTTGATGATACTCAATGCCTAACTGAAGTTTGCAG GATACTCACCACAGGTCTCTATGGACCTGGATGCAATTTTTGGGCCGAGTGTTTGCAGTCTGATGATATACTTCGTCGTATTTTGTGGATTGCGGAAAATACATTGAATCCTCATCTTATTGACAAG AGTGTAGGGCTATTGTTAGCTATCTTAGAAGATCAATCAGAGGTTGGGAAGCTACTGATCCCTCCACTAATGACTCTAGGTTTGACGAGTCTCTTGATCAATCTTCTTTCCTTCGAAATGAGCAAGTTAATCAAAGAAAGAATTCAAGAAAG GTCCTCCGTTCTTGAAATGATTCTCCGAGCTATTGAAGCCCTTTCTGCTTCAGATACTCATTCTAAAGAGATTTGCTCTAGCAAACAACTTTTTCACTTAGTCTGTGATCTTATGAAACTTCAGGACAAAGCCGAG GTTGCAGCATGTTGTGTTACTGCAGGAGTTTTAATCGCTAATATTCTGTCGGAAACAGTCAGTTTTATTCCAGAAGTATCGCAAG ATTTTTCGTTCTTGGAAGGTTTATTCAGTACTTTACCATTTGCTTCGGATGACTTAGAAGCAAGAAGAGCTATTTGGAGCGTTATTGCGAGGTTACTTGCCAGAGTTAATGAGTCTGAGATAGAcacattctgtctgagacagtACGTATTGGTTTTGCTAAGGAACTCAGATATTATAGAAGATGATCTTCTTGATATCCAACTAGAAGATTCAAAAGAGGAGTCTCTAAACTCATTCCCTCCCCAGGGAAAGTCAAGCTCGCGAGCAATTGCT ATACAACAGATTGAGTCGATGTTGAACAACTGGAATATTCGCAAGGAGGAAAGCATGAATGGGGAATGCTCTGTAAACATAGATGATGTTAAAAGGCTATATGATTGCTGTCAAAGATATATCAA ATCAGTTGAAGGGTCTTAG
- the LOC103851465 gene encoding uncharacterized protein LOC103851465 isoform X1 — MKHELVQGLFCKIVKRYVRNNQRERERASMEEDDEVKQRSKLEEKHSDERREEEPQMDCPSHHPPPPPDELFDIDTTVDPSYVISLIRKLLPTDSGSEECDESTELRHMNAKNAVQARSGDGFVDAASKGDPERMDTGGNRNESISMEKDKASSSVEEAWEEHGCVLWDLAASETHAELMVQNLILQVLHANLLVSTSDRIREICLGIIGNLACHESLLKHVESTSGLVNTLVGQLFLDDTQCLTEVCRILTTGLYGPGCNFWAECLQSDDILRRILWIAENTLNPHLIDKSVGLLLAILEDQSEVGKLLIPPLMTLGLTSLLINLLSFEMSKLIKERIQERSSVLEMILRAIEALSASDTHSKEICSSKQLFHLVCDLMKLQDKAEVAACCVTAGVLIANILSETVSFIPEVSQDFSFLEGLFSTLPFASDDLEARRAIWSVIARLLARVNESEIDTFCLRQYVLVLLRNSDIIEDDLLDIQLEDSKEESLNSFPPQGKSSSRAIAIQQIESMLNNWNIRKEESMNGECSVNIDDVKRLYDCCQRYINCRSVEGS; from the exons TCGCAAtaaccagagagagagagagagagcttcaaTGGAGGAGGACGATGAAGTGAAGCAAAGAAGTAAACTTGAAGAGAAACATTCTGatgaaagaagagaagaagaaccacAAATGGATTGTCCCTCGCATCATCCCCCGCCTCCGCCTGATGAG TTGTTCGACATTGATACTACAGTTGATCCTAGCTATGTAATCTCACTGATACGGAAACTCCTTCCGACCGATTCTGGAAGTGAAGAATGTGATGAAAGCACCGAGTTAAGGCATATGAATGCCAAAAATGCGGTTCAAGCTCGGTCTGGAGATGGGTTTGTGGATGCTGCTTCTAAGGGTGATCCAGAGAGGATGGACACTGGAGGTAACCGTAACGAATCCATTTCCATGGAGAAGGACAAGGCGAGTTCATCAGTGGAAGAGGCATGGGAAGAGCATGGTTGCGTTTTGTGGGATCTTGCCGCCAGTGAAACCCATGCTGAGCTAATG GTACAGAACCTCATTTTACAAGTGCTTCACGCAAACCTTCTAGTTTCAACATCTGACCGCATTCGA GAAATATGTCTCGGGATCATTGGGAACCTTGCTTGCCATGAATCTCTGTTGAAACACGTTGAGTCTACATCCGGACTCGTCAATACACTAGTGGGGCAGTTGTTTCTTGATGATACTCAATGCCTAACTGAAGTTTGCAG GATACTCACCACAGGTCTCTATGGACCTGGATGCAATTTTTGGGCCGAGTGTTTGCAGTCTGATGATATACTTCGTCGTATTTTGTGGATTGCGGAAAATACATTGAATCCTCATCTTATTGACAAG AGTGTAGGGCTATTGTTAGCTATCTTAGAAGATCAATCAGAGGTTGGGAAGCTACTGATCCCTCCACTAATGACTCTAGGTTTGACGAGTCTCTTGATCAATCTTCTTTCCTTCGAAATGAGCAAGTTAATCAAAGAAAGAATTCAAGAAAG GTCCTCCGTTCTTGAAATGATTCTCCGAGCTATTGAAGCCCTTTCTGCTTCAGATACTCATTCTAAAGAGATTTGCTCTAGCAAACAACTTTTTCACTTAGTCTGTGATCTTATGAAACTTCAGGACAAAGCCGAG GTTGCAGCATGTTGTGTTACTGCAGGAGTTTTAATCGCTAATATTCTGTCGGAAACAGTCAGTTTTATTCCAGAAGTATCGCAAG ATTTTTCGTTCTTGGAAGGTTTATTCAGTACTTTACCATTTGCTTCGGATGACTTAGAAGCAAGAAGAGCTATTTGGAGCGTTATTGCGAGGTTACTTGCCAGAGTTAATGAGTCTGAGATAGAcacattctgtctgagacagtACGTATTGGTTTTGCTAAGGAACTCAGATATTATAGAAGATGATCTTCTTGATATCCAACTAGAAGATTCAAAAGAGGAGTCTCTAAACTCATTCCCTCCCCAGGGAAAGTCAAGCTCGCGAGCAATTGCT ATACAACAGATTGAGTCGATGTTGAACAACTGGAATATTCGCAAGGAGGAAAGCATGAATGGGGAATGCTCTGTAAACATAGATGATGTTAAAAGGCTATATGATTGCTGTCAAAGATATATCAA TTGTAGATCAGTTGAAGGGTCTTAG